The stretch of DNA CCTACGAAATCTCTATAAGTCAAAAAAGCTGCCCATTTTATTGCTGGATAATCTTTTAACGTCTTTTTATAATGAAGAATCATATCTGCCTGCTGCTCCCATCCTATTTTTTCTTCTGCCAGGGCAATAGGTTTACCAGGAAATTCGTTTACAAAATTCAAATACGCCGCTCGAATATGTGAATCACTGAGGTATTCAGCCCCATCATATGAACCCCCATCCCAGCCGACAGTATCAACATATTTTTCACCGGGATAACATCTTTTTAGAAAATCAAATGGCATATAGATAGCTCCAGCCCATAGCCAGTCCACGTAGATATTCGCCCCTTCAGTCTCAAATATATTCCATATGTGACGCCATGATTCTGCAAATAATTCCGGGGCAGGATTATTTACTGAAAGATCATATTCTCCTTGTTCGTTATATCTTGTTGGAGCTCCTGTAAACTCCTTGATATAAGCGAGCTGTATAGGAATCTTCCAATCTTTAATAGCTTGAGCAAACATAATAATTTCATTATCTTTATTACCGGCTATGGTATCTCGAAAAGCTTCAATATGACTCATTTCTAATGTGACGGTAGTCTTGTACCAATGAGGGTAATATGACAGAGATGTGAAATTTCCATTCTTATAAAAATTTATCACAATGTCTCTAAACCAGGCTATCCTTTCGGGATACACTTCTTTCATGGCATAGCTGTCAACAAGAGCCGTATGCGGCAGATTGGGATACTCGGCTCTTTCTTCGTCTAAAAAATTGCCTCTCGTCCCCATTAAGCATCCTCTTTCTGATACCTTCGGTAAGAGTCTGAATTTAATTGGTCCCGGCGACAGTTCTTCTGCAAAAATAGACAAGCTCATTATAACTAAAAGATTAAATAAACTGGCAAATAAAATTTTACCTCGAAGAGTTCTCATGATTATTTCTCCTTCCTTTTTTTCTTATCGTTTGTGACAATTTACACATTACATAGTAGTTTTTTAAGTGACTTAGCCGCACGTGTAAAGTTTAATGGTCCAGTAATCTCACCCTTCTTTTCTCCTAAATGTGGCTCAAGGGAAAGAAATCCATCAAATTTGCGTTTGTTTAAATCGAGTAGAATGTGTTTGAACCCTGCATCACCTTCACCAGCAACAACAAATTTTTCTTCACCAAGTTTAATATCCTTTATATGAATATACCCAATATAGCCAACAACAGCATTAAACACTTCGGGATAAGGACACTTTTGAAAAAAGTAAACATAGTTACCGGGGTCAAACAATATCCTCAAATTAGGCGAGTTTATTGTAGTCATTATATCAAGCATTTCCTCTAGAGTGGAACCATACAGATCTCTCCCCTCATTTTCTAATGATAAGATTAATCCATTTTTTTCTGCCAACTCAGTTTCTATTTTTAACCTTTTTATTACTTCATCTCTATATCTACTATGTTCTTTGAGTTCTGCTATATAATAACCAAATATTCTGATATATTTGGTCTCAAAGTACTTAGCCAAAAACAATATTCGTCTGAATTGTTCCAAATGTAACTCAAAATCATCAGTAATTTTTGCCTTACCTATGGATGATGCAATGGCTGAAACGCTAAATCCTCTTTTATTCAATAGGTTTTTTGTAGTCTCTGCTTCAGCATTGGACAGTTTTAATAAATTCTTGTTATCTATTCCCCTGCGTAATTCGATATATTTTATTCCTTCAGCTTCTAACAAATCTAATTGGTCACCAAAAACTGTTGAAATTTCATCCCCAAGACCACTTATTCTAAACATAATACCTGTTACTCCTGTTTGGATAAATTTATGTTTTTCCAATTAAACCCAGATTCGGATATAATCCGTTCAGCATTTAAACTCATTATTTTATGCCCTATCTCTTGGTCTCTCATTTTTGCCTCAAAATAAGATTTCCAGAATAGAGCTTTTTTAATGGGTCCATCCCCACGAACATCTGAACCAAAAAGTATTTTATCAGGACCAACTATCTTTATGACTTCTTTTATTTTATCCGGAGAATCTCTTTCAACTATTGAACAGGAAGTATCAAGATAAACATTTGGATGTCCTTTTGCAAAGTACACAGCAAAATCGTATGAATGTTTACCTCCCATGTGAGCAGTAATAATAACAAGTTTAGGAAACATTTTTGCCACAAGATCCAATGTTATTATTAACATGTTCTTACTTGCCATTCTCTCAGGACCAATTTGCATCTGTTCAGGAACCCAATACGGTGACCCGCCAACATGAAAAAGTATCGGCATTTTGGATTTCTCTGCTTTTTCATAAAAAGGAAAACATCTTTCATCATCATAGGCAAAGGGTGGGAAAATAGCTTTAAGTCCAGCAAAACCTTGTTTATGAAAATAGTCAACAATATCTGGTTTCTTTGTAAAGTCTAGATATGCAAAAGGCACAAAAAACCCTTTATATGTTTTCGCAAGATGTAATATCTGTTGATCTTGGTTGCCTTTTAATCCTGCAAATGTATCTCCTGTGGACAATAACCATGTTCTTTTAATAACACCCGAATTAACTAAAACACTTGGGTCAAGCAAAACTGCTTTCACACCCGGTTTATTGGTGGGGAAAAAGAAATGGTTATGAGCATCAACTATCATTTTAATACCTCCTTAAATTGAGTTACTTAAAGCGCTTTAAGTAAATTAAAACAGATAATATATTACTTGTCAAGTCTTTTTCGCCACTAATTGCCACTTTATCGATTTTAAAAGTCCTTAATGCTTTCTATAGATAGCTGTCCCCCCTGCACCATCATTTTGAAATTTTTGTGTGTAAGTGCTAGTATTGTCTTGTAATTAACTATTGATAGAGAAAGAAACAGAAATATGTCAGAACTTACTCCAATGCTCAGGCAGTATCTAGGCATAAAAAAGAACAATAAAAATACGATTCTTTTCTTCAGGTTAGGGGATTTTTATGAAATGTTTTTTGAGGATGCAAAGCTTGCATCCAGACTTCTTGAGATTACTCTGACTTCCCGCGATGGTGGCAGCGGAAAGAAAATACCAATGTGTGGCATCCCATATCATGCTGCAGAAAACTATATAGCAAAATTAATAAAAAGCGGCCATAAAGTTGCTATCTGTGAACAAGTTGAAGACGCAAAAAAGGCAAAGGGGCTTGTTAAAAGAGAGATTGTAAAAACAATAACTCCAGGTACGGTTCTTTCAAGCTCTATGCTTGATGTAAAGAGCAATAATTATCTTGGAGCAGTAGTAATCTCAGACAAAAAATTTGCACTTGCAATCTCGGATCTATCAACGGGTGAGTTTAAAGCAACAGAGTTTTCTGATTATATAAAATTCTTAGATGAAGTCCGCCGTGTCAATCCAAAAGAAATTATCATCCAAAATTCCTTAATGGAAAATGAAAAGATTAAAAAAGATCTCAGTATATCTTGCTCTGTTCTAACACCATATGATGACTGGCACTTTGATAGAGAAAGCGCAAACCAGATACTTACTTCTCATTTCAGGACTCAGTCAATGGATGGGTTTGGATGCAGGGACTTTCCCGCTGCTGCATGCTGCGGAGGTGCGCTTCTTGAATATATAAAGGATATACAGCAGATTGCGCCAACACACATAAATGATTTCAAGATATACTCAACGTCAGAATTTATGATACTGGACAGTGCTACTCAAAAAAATCTTGAACTTATTGAAACTTTAAGTGCTCATGAGAAAAAAGGAACATTATTAGACACATTGGATGCAACTCTTACTCCAATGGGAGGTCGTCTCCTGCGAACCTGGGTTGTACAACCTCTGAGAGACTCAGAAGAGATCAACAATAGGCTTAATGCTGTTAATGAGTTTATAAATTCTGCAGATGTTAATGATAAGGTGAGAGCTATCCTCAGACATATTTTTGATATGGAGAGGATAATCAGCCGTGTTAATTGCAGTCTGGCTAATGGGCGTGATCTGATAGGTCTCAGAGAGTCATTGAAAAAGATTCCTCAGGTAAAGGAAATAATTAACAAATTCAAGGTACAGATGTTGAAGAATGTATGTGAGTCCCTGCAGGATGTCTCAGAACTGGTTAGTTTACTCGATAAAGCTATTGTTGATGAACCTCCAATCAGTATTCGAGATGGCAATATTATCAAGCAGGGATTTGATGCGGATCTTGATGAAATAAGACAGGTTAGCATAGGAGGAAAGGATTGGATCAAGTCGCTCCAGGTAGAAGAGATTCAAAGAACAGGAATAAAATCTCTAAAGGTAAGATACAATAAAGTTTTTGGATACTATATTGAAATTACGAAGTCAAACTTGAATATGGTGCCTGATAATTACATAAGAAAACAGACACTCTTGGGTTGTGAAAGGTTTATAACTCCTGAGCTGAAGGAGAAAGAAGCGCTTGTTCTTGGCGCAGAAGAGAGAATTAATGAAGCGGAATATAAGATTTTTACTGATGTGCGCAGTCAAGTTGCATGTGAAACTATCAGGCTTCAAAAAATAGCGCGGGCTATTGGCATTCTGGATGCAGTAAATTCGTTTGCGTTAGTAGCAATACAAAATAATTACGTAAAACCTGAAATTACAGATTCTGATGTTATAGAGATTGTTGAGGGCAGGCATCCGGTTCTTGAGAGGCTGGATATCGGAAGTAAATTTGTTCCAAATGATACATATCTCGATAATTCCAGCCAGCAGATAATGATAATCACCGGACCAAACATGGCGGGCAAGTCAACTTATATTAGACAAGTTGCTCTCATTGTTCTCATGGGACAAATCGGCAGCTTTGTACCCGCAAAAAGCGCAAAGATTGGTACAGTTGATAGAATATTTACCAGAGTCGGTGCGTCTGATGAGCTGACAAAGGGACAGAGTACATTTATGATAGAGATGAATGAAGTAGCAAATATACTCAACAATGCCACTTCGCGTAGTTTAGTAATACTTGACGAAGTAGGAAGAGGCACAAGTACATTTGATGGTGTCAGCATTGCATGGGCAGTGGCGGAATATATACATAACAGCTTAAAAGTCAATGCGAAGACTCTTTTTGCTACTCACTATCACGAGCTGACAGAACTTGTTCTCACATTGGAAAGAGCAAAGAATTATAATGTTTTGGTAAAGGAATGGAATAATGAAGTTATTTTTCTCCATAAGATTGTTGAAGGCCCAACTGATAAGAGCTATGGAATTCATGTTGCGTCTCTTGCAGGTTTACCTAAAGAGGTCATAGAAAGGGCAAAGGATATCCTTGTTAATTTAGAAAACGAGACAATTTCAGAACAGGGCCTTCCTAAATTCGCTCCTTCTGCAAAGAAGAGCAAAAATAAAGAGATAAGAGAGTCTCAGCTTACATTCTTTGCTGCAGTAGATCATCCTGTTGTGGATGAAATAAAAAACTTAGATACAGAGAATATGACACCGCTTCAAGCGCTTAAGAAACTTGATGAGCTGAAGAAGAAAGTTGAAAAAAAATAACGTCTGAGCTAAGACGCACGGTCTAACGCGTTGCCTTCAGCGACTTGTTCGCCAGTCGTTCTGGTTCCAGATGCCGGCAGAGGAAGTCAATACCCTCGTCCGACATATCCAGTTCGTGCCCCCCGTCATGTTCTTTATAGCAATATCTCTCCATGATACCCAGCCGTTTGTAGATGTTCTTAAGTTTTCTGGCTTCCGGCCGTGCACGTCGAACGTTGAACAGGTCGTCTTTCTTGCCGACCTCAATATACAAAGGGCGTGGGCATACAAGGGCTCCGACTTCGGAGTCCATAAAGTGATTTGCTGCATCGAACCATACCCAGTCGACGAAGTCGTACACCTTGCGGTTGTTGAAGAAGCAGGAAGATACGGCAGTCTTGATCCTCGTGTCTAGTGCGGCAGCAAATAGAGTGTAAAAGCCACCATAAGATAATCCGATCATGCCGATACGTTCAGAATCAATATCTTTATGTGTTACGAAATAGTCCAGTGATCTAAAAATTCGATATAGGTCAAGGGCCGCAAGAGACCCGCCGATCTGTTTTAACCGCCGATCAATAGTATTTTTCTCATACTCGGGCCCAAATCTCTTGGAATCCCAGAGAAGGAGTTGCGGAGCAAATACAGCAACACCCCTTCTGAGGACACGTCGTGTCATATCGTTGTAGTTAGAAGAACCGAAGAATCCAGAACATAATTCGGGTGTCCCACCGCCGCCGTGTTGAGAGACAACCAAAGGAAATGGACCTTTGCCATGTGGACGAAAGAAAAGTCCGTAAGTATTCACGCCGGGGAGGGTCTCTATCAGGACACGTGAAATTCGGCCAAGGGAATCCTCGGCAACGTTCTGGTCTGATGCCAAGGGCACATCTGTTTTCCACCCATCAGTCAACGGCCACCCCAACATTTTTCTCAGTCTTTCTCGGTACCTGGCGACTGATTGCTCGTAGGAGTCGACAGATGAGAGTTTCGGTTTGAAGTACCTTTTGCGGCGACGGTCTGCTTTCTGCTGCTCCTTGCGAAGAAGAGTCTGTACCTCCTCAAGCATAGACTTGCGAAAGTCGTTACCGGCCTCAGGAGGTTCACTGTATAGACCCACTGTCATTTTTTTTCTTTCTGGCGAACAATTAATATACTGAATCCATATTTCATTAGAAAACTACCTGAAACATATCAAATTTTTATTGATTCAGCAAGAAATTCTTGTTAACTTCCACGTTTGCAATATAATACAAGGAAACATGGATTTCGCATATCTAAGTTTTTAGGAGTGTGTGATGAAAAAAATTGCAATGATTTTTCTATTATCTTTTATTGCAGGATGTGGAAGAACTAATCACTGGGAAATTAAAAACAGCCGTCCGGAGGGAACTAATATCATATGCTTTGGAGATAGTATAACTGAAGGGCTTGGAGCATCAGAAGGATGTGACTATCCATCTCTACTCAGTAAGAAATTAGGTCTGCCAGTAATCAATGCGGGAATGGGGGGAGATACAACCGAAGATGCAATCAGAAGACTTCAACGTGATGTGCTGGAGAGGCATCCTAAGATTGTTATAGTAGAGTTTGGCGGCAATGATGCACTGGGGAAAACCGTTCCTATGGAGAAAACCTTTGA from bacterium encodes:
- a CDS encoding GDSL-type esterase/lipase family protein encodes the protein MKKIAMIFLLSFIAGCGRTNHWEIKNSRPEGTNIICFGDSITEGLGASEGCDYPSLLSKKLGLPVINAGMGGDTTEDAIRRLQRDVLERHPKIVIVEFGGNDALGKTVPMEKTFENLGLIITRIQEKGALVLVLGIQPSLMGTSYKKRFVKIAKKHGALVIPDIYDKILGKPDMMSDHIHPSDKGYELIADQVYALLKQYL
- the mutS gene encoding DNA mismatch repair protein MutS, encoding MSELTPMLRQYLGIKKNNKNTILFFRLGDFYEMFFEDAKLASRLLEITLTSRDGGSGKKIPMCGIPYHAAENYIAKLIKSGHKVAICEQVEDAKKAKGLVKREIVKTITPGTVLSSSMLDVKSNNYLGAVVISDKKFALAISDLSTGEFKATEFSDYIKFLDEVRRVNPKEIIIQNSLMENEKIKKDLSISCSVLTPYDDWHFDRESANQILTSHFRTQSMDGFGCRDFPAAACCGGALLEYIKDIQQIAPTHINDFKIYSTSEFMILDSATQKNLELIETLSAHEKKGTLLDTLDATLTPMGGRLLRTWVVQPLRDSEEINNRLNAVNEFINSADVNDKVRAILRHIFDMERIISRVNCSLANGRDLIGLRESLKKIPQVKEIINKFKVQMLKNVCESLQDVSELVSLLDKAIVDEPPISIRDGNIIKQGFDADLDEIRQVSIGGKDWIKSLQVEEIQRTGIKSLKVRYNKVFGYYIEITKSNLNMVPDNYIRKQTLLGCERFITPELKEKEALVLGAEERINEAEYKIFTDVRSQVACETIRLQKIARAIGILDAVNSFALVAIQNNYVKPEITDSDVIEIVEGRHPVLERLDIGSKFVPNDTYLDNSSQQIMIITGPNMAGKSTYIRQVALIVLMGQIGSFVPAKSAKIGTVDRIFTRVGASDELTKGQSTFMIEMNEVANILNNATSRSLVILDEVGRGTSTFDGVSIAWAVAEYIHNSLKVNAKTLFATHYHELTELVLTLERAKNYNVLVKEWNNEVIFLHKIVEGPTDKSYGIHVASLAGLPKEVIERAKDILVNLENETISEQGLPKFAPSAKKSKNKEIRESQLTFFAAVDHPVVDEIKNLDTENMTPLQALKKLDELKKKVEKK
- a CDS encoding prolyl oligopeptidase family serine peptidase, which produces MTVGLYSEPPEAGNDFRKSMLEEVQTLLRKEQQKADRRRKRYFKPKLSSVDSYEQSVARYRERLRKMLGWPLTDGWKTDVPLASDQNVAEDSLGRISRVLIETLPGVNTYGLFFRPHGKGPFPLVVSQHGGGGTPELCSGFFGSSNYNDMTRRVLRRGVAVFAPQLLLWDSKRFGPEYEKNTIDRRLKQIGGSLAALDLYRIFRSLDYFVTHKDIDSERIGMIGLSYGGFYTLFAAALDTRIKTAVSSCFFNNRKVYDFVDWVWFDAANHFMDSEVGALVCPRPLYIEVGKKDDLFNVRRARPEARKLKNIYKRLGIMERYCYKEHDGGHELDMSDEGIDFLCRHLEPERLANKSLKATR
- a CDS encoding amidohydrolase family protein, yielding MIVDAHNHFFFPTNKPGVKAVLLDPSVLVNSGVIKRTWLLSTGDTFAGLKGNQDQQILHLAKTYKGFFVPFAYLDFTKKPDIVDYFHKQGFAGLKAIFPPFAYDDERCFPFYEKAEKSKMPILFHVGGSPYWVPEQMQIGPERMASKNMLIITLDLVAKMFPKLVIITAHMGGKHSYDFAVYFAKGHPNVYLDTSCSIVERDSPDKIKEVIKIVGPDKILFGSDVRGDGPIKKALFWKSYFEAKMRDQEIGHKIMSLNAERIISESGFNWKNINLSKQE
- a CDS encoding sugar phosphate isomerase/epimerase family protein produces the protein MFRISGLGDEISTVFGDQLDLLEAEGIKYIELRRGIDNKNLLKLSNAEAETTKNLLNKRGFSVSAIASSIGKAKITDDFELHLEQFRRILFLAKYFETKYIRIFGYYIAELKEHSRYRDEVIKRLKIETELAEKNGLILSLENEGRDLYGSTLEEMLDIMTTINSPNLRILFDPGNYVYFFQKCPYPEVFNAVVGYIGYIHIKDIKLGEEKFVVAGEGDAGFKHILLDLNKRKFDGFLSLEPHLGEKKGEITGPLNFTRAAKSLKKLLCNV